Proteins encoded by one window of Vitis vinifera cultivar Pinot Noir 40024 chromosome 10, ASM3070453v1:
- the LOC100254920 gene encoding probable aspartyl protease At4g16563 — protein MMEPLREVRDGYLISLNLGTPPKVIQVYMDTGSDLTWVPCGNLSFDCMDCNDYRNNKLMSTYSPSYSSSSLRDLCVSPLCSDVHSSDNSYDPCAVAGCSLSTLVKGTCPRPCPSFAYTYGAGGVVIGTLTRDTLTTHGSSPSFTREVPNFCFGCVGSTYREPIGIAGFGRGVLSLPSQLGFLQKGFSHCFLGFKFANNPNISSPLVIGDLAISSNDHLQFTSLLKNPMYPNYYYIGLEAITVGNATAIQVPSSLREFDSHGNGGMIIDSGTTYTHLPGPFYTQLLSMLQSIITYPRAQEQEARTGFDLCYRIPCPNNVVTDHDHLLPSISFHFSNNVSLVLPQGNHFYAMGAPSNSTVVKCLLLQNMDDSDSGPAGVFGSFQQQNVKVVYDLEKERIGFQPMDCASAAASQGIIHKT, from the coding sequence ATGATGGAGCCCCTGAGAGAAGTTAGAGATGGTTATCTAATATCTCTAAATTTAGGGACGCCTCCAAAGGTCATCCAAGTGTATATGGACACTGGGAGTGACCTGACTTGGGTTCCTTGTGGGAACCTATCTTTCGATTGCATGGATTGCAATGACTATAGGAATAATAAGCTAATGTCTACTTATTCTCCTTCTTATTCCTCTTCATCCCTTAGAGACCTTTGTGTTAGCCCCCTCTGCAGTGATGTCCATAGCTCCGATAACTCTTATGATCCATGCGCTGTAGCTGGATGCTCATTAAGTACTCTTGTCAAAGGCACATGTCCTCGACCATGCCCATCATTTGCTTACACTTATGGTGCTGGAGGGGTCGTCATTGGAACACTCACTAGGGATACCCTTACGACTCATGGGAGTAGCCCTAGCTTTACACGGGAGGttccaaatttttgttttggttgtgTTGGGTCCACTTACAGGGAGCCAATTGGGATTGCAGGGTTTGGTAGGGGTGTACTTTCTCTCCCTTCACAACTAGGGTTTCTTCAGAAGGGCTTCTCTCACTGCTTCTTGGGGTTCAAGTTTGCAAACAACCCCAATATTTCAAGCCCATTAGTCATAGGAGATCTTGCGATTTCTTCCAATGACCATTTGCAGTTCACTTCACTGCTGAAGAATCCCATGTACCCTAACTACTACTATATTGGTCTAGAGGCTATAACGGTGGGCAATGCCACTGCGATTCAGGTGCCTTCAAGCCTGAGGGAGTTTGATTCACATGGCAATGGGGGTATGATAATTGACTCAGGAACTACTTATACTCACCTACCCGGGCCTTTCTACACACAACTTCTCTCGATGCTCCAATCAATAATAACGTACCCCCGAGCCCAGGAACAAGAGGCACGAACTGGTTTTGATCTTTGCTATAGAATCCCATGTCCAAACAATGTTGTTACAGATCATGATCATCTTCTTCCTTCGATCTCCTTCCATTTCTCCAACAATGTTAGTCTTGTTTTGCCCCAAGGGAACCATTTCTATGCCATGGGAGCTCCAAGCAACTCCACTGTGGTGAAATGCCTGTTGCTCCAAAACATGGATGATAGCGACTCTGGACCAGCTGGGGTGTTTGGGAGCTTCCAACAGCAGAATGTGAAGGTTGTGTATGACTTGGAGAAGGAGAGAATTGGTTTCCAACCAATGGACTGTGCTTCTGCTGCGGCTTCTCAAGGAATTATACACAAAACATAA